The segment CCAGGAGCTGAAAGAAACGAAATATACCAGAAATGGGGCATAAATTTGAACTCCAAAAGGAGGAGACACCAACTGGTTCATCGTCTTTGGAATGACACAGATCTGAATCATGTGATAGATAGTGCTGCCATTGTCGCGAAGCTGATTGGGTTCTCTGACCAGGGTCCGGCCCTCAAGGAGATGTTTGGGCTTAGCATTACACCTCCTCCGAGGAAGAGCAGGAGATCTTTTGGCTGGAAGAACAGTATGTCATCCCTTCTCTGAGCTTTTTGAAAGTTCGGTAGCAAAAGAAGGATATAGGTGAAATTAGCAATAGTCTTATGATGAATGTAATTGGATTGGATACATGTTGCCAATTCACTGATTTAGAGGATTGATGAATAGTTTCTTTTATTAGTTTGCTTAAAGTTTGTACAATACTACTCTGGGgaatcaattataattttttgcttCATATTTGATAGTAATAGATAATGTCCTTAACAATCTAAATCTGGAATTGGAGAAAGTGTTCAAGTAATTCTTTTGGCATATGATATTATAAAACCAATTACTTGTAAGCTGTACCTATCTATACAAGCCATAAATTGGCGATTACCAGAACCAGTTAAATGACATAGCAAGTCTACAATTTTTTACACCGTTTATCGTGTCATACAATAGATTTGCAAGAATTTTagctatatttttctttattaaattcTGTAGTCTTTGGAACTTTGATCCATTTAAAATATTACCTctcattaaaattaaagagcGATCTTATTCATTCCATCacaattatttatcaaaaaattatttaataattacttATCAtgcattttgatttttttggtgaataaaattaaattgattttaggCCTAAATTTGAAATAAGCGTATCAAACTGTGTAACTACgtttaattatatcaaatttcatCTTTGTCTCTTTCCAAACAAGCCTTAATTACAATATACATctttcttaattattcttattttccATTCACATTTCTTCAAAGTTGATACCAACTTAACTAGCTTGTAATAGATCATATGTCATTATTCAGAAGCACTAAcctaattaaaataacataataattatttttaacaaaccACCAATAagacaaatgaaaatgaaaaaccTTATAAATGAAAAGGTATGTTGTGGAACGACGTCGTAGGAAGTAGTTCTGAATACAAAGATCCAGAAAGGGGGAGAGAGCTCTGAGTAAACCAAAGGGAGAGAGATTGAGAAAGCGATGAGCGGAATAGCATCGGTATCGTTCTTAGCTCGAAGAGCATCGCAGAGGGAGAGGGTTCGGATCCTCTACAGGCGTGCTCTCAGAGACACTCTTAATTGGGCCGTCCATCGTCATCTCTTCTATCCTGATGTAAaaatgtttatcccaattcCTAGGGTTTCTTCCATTGATTCGTTTTTTCCACATTTCCTTCATTCGATCTCTATGTGTTCTTGTTTTTAGTTATATATAACTGGTGATTCGtgttattgattaatttatttgtttgtttgtttgtttgttttcagGCGGATGCCCTAAGGGAGCGATTTGAGGTCAACAGAAAAGtggtttgtttttattttccttcttcttaTCCTTTTTATgcaacttttcatttttctgaTAAGGATTATATGGTTTTAGCTTGATGTTGGGAGTGAAGTCTGTATGTTTTAGTGTTATACAGAGCGACTTGTTCAtgtgtaattttttaattgtgtatgtttatcaaaaaaacaataaaagttcACATTTAGTGTACTATCAAATAAAATGCTGAAGTATTAATTAGTGTTGAATACAAGTAGTGATAGAAGTATTTGTgaagggtaaaataaaaattattttagactGTATGAGTCCTGAAGTGTTCATTTCATTCTTCTTTTCCTTGTTTTTGTTGTGATTTGTTTGTGTACTAGCATATTTTTGGAGTATACAAATTGGCATTTGCTGGTGGTATCATATGTGTTTAGTTCGATATTTGGACATGATATGTTCTGATCATATGTGTTTCGAAAAAAGAATTCACCTTTGTCATGCTCAATTCGTATTTGATGCACAAGTGATACTGGAAACAGTGTGAGGTCAATGTTGCAGATTCTGTTATATAGTAAGAACAATTAGTTACGGATTGGTTTTGGTTCAATTAGTAACTTTCTGGGATTGAGTATTCTGTATTAAAGTTCTTTATGGATAATGAAAATTTACGCTGCTTTCATCTTAGTGATGGCTAATTTCATGGCCAAATGACTGAGCATCTGCGTTCTCTTTTTCAACAAGTGAAATTGTAATTCTGTAGTAACATATTTtgcattatgtttttttcttttttgtagtTTTATCTTTTAAGTTCATTTTATTCTGTCTTGGTTTGTTAACATTCAGGAAGATGTTGAAACTATTGATAGACTTATAGCTGATGGTGAAGCATCCTACAATAAGTGGCGGCACCCTGATCCTTACATTGGTATGTTTCTTTATGATTTTTGTATCAAACAACTGCACTTCGATCCCAAGCAAGTTGAAGTTtgctatatgaatcctcactgTCTATGTATTCTTTGTGAGTTTTTCGCTATTAATAAACTGGATTTTCAATCCAATGAACCACAAAAATGTTAAGGATATGTCGGAGTCTGTATTATATGAGATACAGGTTTTGAACTGAATTAGGACCCCCCAGGGTGTGGGTTTTGGTCTAGTGGAGAGAGAGCAGCTTGTACTGTGTGGGGTTAGGCGCATGTCACAGATTAAAGCCtggtattttaaattataaaaaaaatggctGGTATTTTGAGTGAAGGGTAGGATGGAGCCCATTTTCCACTGAATTTCAAAATGTCACTACTGGCAAGCAGGGATTTCTCAGCCATCAACAAGAAGCCTTGAAATTATAGCCGGCATAAGTTCTGTTGAAATCTTTCACATCTTCCCAACTGTTAGGGGTGCTAAGTTCTTAGACCTAGGGAGTATTGTTTTTTCATATGAAAAAAGACTGCCTCTAATGATGAAATGTCTTGTGGATCAcgagaaaaaaaggaagaaaagaaaaatatctgCAGGATATGTCTCATCTAAATTTTTATCTATGTTGAAGTTTGTAGATGCTAATTGATAAGTGATTACCTTAAGTCTTGTCCTACTTACCTTTGCATGTTTCCTTGTTGGATTGTGTGATGATCTTTTTTGTTCATACAACTTTTGTCAAATGTTAACAAGCAGTAAACAGATTgcctttataattttttttaatgtgaagTATTAGTTTTTGAAAGGATagtcttttgattttttgacaCACTTCGGAAATGTGGTAAATTGTGGAAATATGAAAAGTTGAGTGAACTATTTTATGCTTTAGACTTCTGGTAATAGTTTGTCTTTCAATGATGAGCAGTTCCATGGGCACCTGGTGGTTCCAAGTTCAACAGAAATCCAGTGCCGCCAGAAGGGGTAATTTGCTTAGACATTTATTTACATCACGGACAATGTTTCAGTTTATGCTAGTTGCTTTAGCCATTTACTTTCCTGTTTCGTCAGTTTTTGCAACCATCAGGAGTACTCTTCAACTGTTAATTTTTCTATCTGTTGACAACTTGCTAATTCATTCTTCTTTAAATGTCATGACATGTGAAGATCTTTATTTTCTCATCGTGATTTGCTATCTGACATTTTATCCTTATTGTCCTACATTTATATGACTACAACGGGTGGTTTATGCCAATTATATTCACAacttaaaatagttaaaactGTCAAAGAGGGAGCTTATCAAAAAGATGTCACATCAACATCATAGGAATACGATGTCATACTTGGTTGTACTACTGGTAATTACTAGATGAAAATCTATGACAGTAGCAAGAAAAGTAGGACAAGGATATTCTGATGAAAGGAGTAGATGCTCTACTCCCTCCATACAAGTCAAGTCCTTGTTTGAACCTGCTTGTGATCATTAAAGAGTAGTAATTTTTTACTATTGAATAGTTTTAAGTATTCAGGATGAGTTGCTGCCATATTTCTGGTTGTCCCTATTTCCCATTTCCTTCCTAGGGATCCACTCAGACATGTGTCCATGTATTTTCTTCATCTTCGAGTAATTTGAATTGGGAATAGTTGTGGTCCAAAAGATTAGTGTTGGAGTGGAGTAGATCTGGATTGATGTTTGTCCAAATGTTACACACTTACACCTACCTCTATGCTCTCTCTCTCCCCTGACCCACTTAACCTGACTCAATGTGTAAAAAATTATCTGAATCCAGATCTCATCCATTTAGGACCATATTTGACCCAAAAAGGGTTCCCCTACGAGGGAGCCAGAACAACAAAGTAAAAGAAGGATCAAACTTGTTGGATATGTATGGTCCAAATGCAATCACTTTGGTGTCTTTTGTACTAGGAAGTTACAAATTTACAATACAACTGTATTAGTTTTCTTTGTTTGGGTGTGTAATGGAGTTGATGTAAATGCACAGAAACTATGATAGAGTTCACTAGTTCCTACAGAATCGACAATACTTTTGTTTCTTTGCTTTTTGTATCTGCAACACCAACTTGGTGCTGCAGAGGTCAAGAAATCACTATTTACCTTTTCACATAAGAAAAATGTTATTTGATGTCAATTGCCGCCCAAATTCTTCTGTTCTTGTTAAACCAGGCAGACTTCATGGATCCCTTATGTTTAATAACTCCTTGACGTTTGATGCAGATTGAGATAGTGTATGACTATGGCAAGGAAGAGGCTGAACTAGTATGATATTCTCCCATGAAATGAATAAAAGGTAGAATCTTCACACATTTGCGTTTCTCAATACTCTCATCATGTTTATCCCCTCTGTTGCTTCCCCCACCCCAACAACTGAAGAGGACACCCCAACCACCTGTAAAACTAGTGGAAGAAAATTCTGGCCTGAGTTTTGGTAAATTTTGAGCTAGTAAACTATTGTCGGCTAACTGGGCATACACGACATCTGTTTTAGTTTCAATTATCACCTTAAACATGTCAATGAATAAAAACTGAACAACGTCCATGACATTGGTAAGGAtctatatttgtaaattttgcCATTTGAgtgaataatttcatttttttgggtTGCAGGTTCATAAAGTTGTGGGCATTCAAGGAGAGTTGCATCCAGTCCTGTCTTCTTTTTTAGTGATTCCATCTAGCTTTGAACAATGAAACGTTAAATATGTTTTCTGGTTTGATATTTAGAGAAATGGGAATTGGCAACGGCACTATGCTCACTTAAAATTGACCGTTTAGTAGTTGTGAGCTGCATACCAAGAATTGCAAAAATAAATGTCagattttgatttgaaatagaCCAAGTTGAGGATTTGTTTGGCTTACAATTTGTCGAATTTCAGTAATCATTATTCATGTCTTGACCTTCTTTTTAAAAGTATTGTGAGCTATCATTAATGTATTGTTGTTTGAACAGTTTCTTTCTTGTTATAAAAGATTGTATACTTGCCTTTATTGCAATAGTGACGGACAAATAGTTGTCCCATTTGTTTGGCAGACGGAATAGATATGTAGTTGTACACTCTTggatttgaagggagatgaaaTGAAAGATACATAGTAGAGCAAGCAAAGTCGCATTAGATTGATGTCTTGTCTTATTCTTATCTATCAACCTAAAAATCAGCTAAAAGGATTTATAACAGTGACTTTTCCTACTTCACATTGGCTTTTCACATGAACTAAGTTTTAATCATCTATAACAACCTTAGCAAAGTTTTGATAGAGTTGTAAACTACAGATGGCTTTGCTACTCATGCATTGGGTTTTGGTTGAACTCCGTACGTGTTTTTAATGTGTATTAATCAAATGGGACCATCGCTAATTAGTCATTAGATCTAAAACTCATAATCTCTTACTGGCCTTTGCATCAATTGATCCTATAATGTATAAAACCCGCAAAGGGTTCTTCATAATAGCAAAATAATGCTACATTTGCACTTTGCATGCGTCCCCTTAACATATGAGCATTCAAACTTATTATGGTTCATTCGACTACTATGTCAAAATGCCCTGATGCACTGTATAAAATTTGTACATGATTTTCATTGAACAACAAACGAATGCAAGAAAAAATTCAACCTAAAATCATCTTTTGTATTTCACTTACACGGCATAAGAGAGCAGCCTATTAGCTCTGGATTATGAAAGACGCACAATTCACCTTCTTTAAAAGAGGTGTCATATGTTGTTATTGCATATTCTATAAGAACGAGCAAACTCATATCTCTGCAGACATGTATGTATCACAGTGTATACGTCAAAAGATTAATTTCACCAGAAAACAGTAATTGGCAAAATCATTGAACATCACATTTCATTGTTCTCCATTCCATTCTCTCTGTCATATCAATTCTAACATCTACTGACAGAGTAGAGAGGAGATCATATAGGCcctttgcataattgcactctTTTGCCTTTACTTTGAATATGTGAATACACCATTATGTATGTACTCCAGCATCAGCATGAGTATTAAGTCAGTCGACTGTCACTTTAGAAAGGTGTCAAATCTCTTCCACAAGTTGATCTAATGAGATAAACTGTCAATAGGCGAGAAGATCTCTCGCTCAGCATCAACTTTTAAAGAAATCGAGAGGATGGATGCCATACACACGAAAACATGAAGTTCGATGTTGAAAGCTGCAGAAAACTCTCCTGCAGTTTCATCAAGTCAATTAACTCTACCCTGTCCCTCCCCAAGGATGTTTTAAGGAGAGTTATGcaactttttcttaaaaaatttctcTCTAGATCGAAGATTAGTTTGATTCCACCCATCAGACCAGTTCTGCCAGAAGTGGCTGAGTTCCAAAACTATAGACACACCCTTCAAGCCAAGCAACTACTATTAACAACATGAAAAAAAGCAAATTCAtatccttttttcttctttagcctatattttaatttgaatctCACACTATCTTAACTCGGGCACAAGAGTCGATCAGCTCATAAGGTCATATCAATCAAGGAAAACAGATATATATCACCCCACAATATTTACTGCAGGATAACTAGAGCAACAAGTATCTCTTATACCCCAAATTTGGACAACCGAGATGCTGATATCTATAAAGATTAGATCTTTATTGATGAGCAGT is part of the Solanum lycopersicum chromosome 1, SLM_r2.1 genome and harbors:
- the LOC101267852 gene encoding NADH dehydrogenase [ubiquinone] 1 beta subcomplex subunit 9; this translates as MSGIASVSFLARRASQRERVRILYRRALRDTLNWAVHRHLFYPDADALRERFEVNRKVEDVETIDRLIADGEASYNKWRHPDPYIVPWAPGGSKFNRNPVPPEGIEIVYDYGKEEAELV